The Notolabrus celidotus isolate fNotCel1 chromosome 23, fNotCel1.pri, whole genome shotgun sequence region acctggccaataaaatgcaaaaatcctaatatattgtaaataaaaaatgtactcacaaaataaaaacgtgtaaagcactgtaaccactCTAAGGGATACTTATTAAAAGTttcagttagaataaatgataggAAAGTACATGGTGGTTGggccacctgacattttttgggtgttcaaattaagaaaagggtaaaaaaacaaaactattgaaacacttaaaaaagctTTTTAACGTGCAAGCTTTGTTAGAACACATTACTCcaacaaaaaaatatgcattgcgaccattctggaaatacttttttttttaaactttttttgagGCTTATTTGTCAACGACCCTTCTACGGtcgcacagaacagacaaactagaaGGGAcatacagttgaggtcaaaattattagccccccttgtgaaatcagataaaacccttgatttctccatgaaaatgacaattaaaaacaagtgtgtaTAGTTTATgtttttccaaaataacaaagacaaatattcactatgtttgatttggatattttatcgatgcaatgaattgaaacaagaaaaggtgaaaatgacacgtccaaaattattagccccctggccattagtagtcaatagtgcacccgttctgagccacacctgacaacaacctcttcaagtagttctttacaaggttgtcacatgtctctggagggattttggcccatttttccaatgcaaattgttccagcttcccccttattatgagcctccattatcttctttctgagttgaagactgatttccattgtctttggcatggtgagtaagagtagtctctctcaataacatGTTCAACTGCCCTgattggagtcccttaagtaaatctcaatgctgtttgaatgctcaggtgttgttaggaagccaattgaccgacaggtgttgttaggaaacaaactgactgctcaggtgtgttttaaaagtaaaaattcacaggggggctaataattttgaccaccccttttttcactatatttgatataaagttatcctaaaaatgtattttacattccaaaatgtaccaaagctactaaagaacactggtgaatgtttgcttatatcaagttttatcaatgattcaaacattgggcagaatttaaggaaaatgttccagaattcctggggggctaatcattttgacctcaagtgtatgtgtttatgtattcaGAGGGCGATCAACGGAAATACATGGTTggaaaatgaagaagagggtggtTATTGTTGTGCTCAAAAGAATTTGTAATgaagtttttgaaaaataaaggaTTATACTTAGCATGCATCATTGGAGctttttgtccttaatggccaCCATTGCTTCTGCTACTTTTGTCACATGCTAGCTGCATTTGGTCgtattttaaagctgttttttgcCAGTCAAATAGAAGTTTTTCATGACTTTGTATCTTATTATTGGGAGGCACATCAGTGCTGTTCGGTCCTTTTGTAAAAAGAAATAAGGACTCCCTGTGATTAAAGTGACCTagctagggatgcactgatcccactttttaggtccccataccgatatcgatacctgggctttggtatctgccgataccgatactagctgaTCCGATCCCGGTACTGATTTAACAAtttctattccttaatgtgaggatagaatcatgttttggcaacttcaggcttttctgactttgtaaaccaaaataaagtaaacatttttaaactgacagtatcattattcaagagattataaatgtgtaccagcagtctgGTGAGtcaatcttcataaccaacagatgttgtaaacacagaaaagcatagaactgagatgaatagatctgccgtatggatcggcactatatatcggccccttgtcaccgatatccgatctagctttttgagtccgatctagccgatgtCCGATGCCAGGatcggattggtgcatccctagacctagctaaaacacaagacagtgtAAACATCATAAAATTGTTCTTTTGCTGCCATGGAAGCAGTCTTATATGCAAAAGGCTATCACCACTTTAGGCACAGGTAAACTAAAAGGGTGACAGAGTCTACATTCGAGTCACCTTGTTGACTTTGCGATACATTCTTGGGAGGTCAATTCATTTGTGCTGAAAACAATGCGCAGTGAGTTCTTCAGCCAAGGTGTGTCAGTTTATTTGGAAATGATACGTCGGCATCATCAGAACTGAATCTGAAAGCCAGCGCAGACCGTGTTGTCCCTttgttaaataaaatgcttcctgtgtttttttgtattctcaGGGTGTGACTCAGAACCGTCAGGTAAGCATGCATCAAAACAATTTctacacatttttcattttttagatttattaatAAAACTGAGAATGACTCCAGTTTAATTGAAAGGTTAACTCAAATGCTACAAGCGCTATGTTGCACGTTTTTAAAgttcacatcttttctcttcAGGCTGTGGCAGAGTGATTGAAGGGCACAATTATCAAGAATCTTGGCCTTGGCACGCCGTTATTACCCATGAGGACGGCAGCCAGTGCTCAGGGTCCCTAATTAACCCTGGCATAGTGCTGACAAGTTACGACTGTGGATCTGAGTGACTGACTATTTatgtatcttttttatttttgtttttctgcttgttAGCTTGCAATGTGATACCATAGGGAAATATAGGACTTGTCTATATCTGGTGTTAACAATGTCCAAGGTGATCGGATTATAAGTGAACAGCCTTTATTCTGGTTTGTACTTCTGTCTTGAATCCATGCCATAGACTTCGCTGTACGTCCACGTAGCCCTGTTCCAACGCAGAAGCCTACACATgtagcctgacgtgcacctcctccaaaatgtaactatgcaaATGACGTGGACggcaagccctgtgataggtccCCTGGGCAGCatcgtatttcctgcatttacaacaccgTACACCTGCCGTACATCCTATCTCCTCCGATgccccctctcttttcttctttgtaacATTCCTGTACGATCAACAGCAACAGTTATCAGCTCCAATTTAATTCTTTCCCTGCAAGCATTTCATGAAAGTTGCCGGCCACCGCCAGCATGAACTGTCATGCTCCTCAAAATGTGTTGTGCTAtgaatatgtaaacaatgcatcCATCACATTAAATTCTTCAGTTTTTATACCTAAAACCCATTTTATTCCAACGTTTTCCATTTAATTTTTatcagctttttaaaattggCCATTTTCATCAAAATCACATAACTTTAGACAAAAAATCTGAGAAAAACACGTTTTATACAGATGAGTGTAGTTTGGTCATTTCATGGCAGAAAATGGAaatacatgtttctttttttaccccTCCTTTCTCATAACATCAACCTCATAACTtcataatataaatataatggaAACAATGTTTCTTAGAGTGTAGTATTGAGTATTATCAGCATAAATGGTAGAATAACAAACTTTACAGCAGTGAGACATCCCCCTTAAAAATGAACTACTCCACATCATACGTGGAGGTCCCATGTCTCCTCTTCACGAACTGATTTGATGTGAAGTGTGTGCTGAGGTCGTCCCTGTCATCACCTTTGCTATTTAGAATAAATAACTGATGttatgggttttgaccaatcagaatcaagtatttaacacaagtGTTTGATTGGTAAGATAGCCAGGTGATTACTTTTATTAATACCTACTTGTTGTAGAACTGTTATCTTGGAGGCTGACACAGTCAACatgaatttccttttttttttttcttcaagagCGGTTAAAAACATAACTCTGGGACACGTGAACATGTCAGATCCTTCCAGCGACTTCCAGGAATCAAGGACTGTCTTCCTCAACTATTGCAATGACAATTTGACACTTATCACTGGTGTTCCCGACATACTTCCATGTCTTCTGTATCTGTCACAAGCTGTGAATGTTACGGACTCCGTATATCCTATCTGCTTAGCAACAGCCGACATCACTCTCCGCACCGGGATGGAAAGCTGGGTCCCTAGCGGTAAGATCACAGAGTATGAGTACAATGAGAAATATTTCCTAAATATTAGTGGCACACATGTTGTGATAATACTGCATGAATAATAACTCCTCTTTACAGGgttagtgtttttgtttgttattttttcatgtctCTCAATTATGATCTTGCGTTTGACGTGTTTCTGATTAGGTTCCCCTTCTGGAGGCATTGAGGAAGTACAGGTAATTGGAAACAATAAGTGCTCAATTCCTGGACTTAAGGAGAATGAGATATGTGCTGGACCAATACAGAGCACTGGATCAGATGAACTACTGGGTGCATGTCAGGTGACTACAAGGCTTTGTGTATTTTTGATCTATTATactgttctttctttcattaagtGACCTTATTCTCGTTCATCTCAGTCAGTTAAATCTTAATATCCAAAGAGGTATGATTTTTGCAGCTGCAGAACATTTTTGTCTCAGCAAGATAGTTGATTCTGTAAAGATATCCTGTGCTAGCTCAGTAACCGTCATTAATCTCTCTCCACAGGATGGTTCAGGGGCGGCACTGGTGACCCTTATCAATTCTACCTGGACCCAGATTGGCATTGTCAAATCTGGTCAAAGCTGCCCCCGACATAAAAACATCACCTCTTACGTCCGTGTCTCTAGTCTTTTTCGCAACGATATAGCTACCACCACCACAAACAGCGACTTCATGTTTCAAATAAATGACACATCCCCCGACTGTGCATACCCACAATATTGTGACAGTGTATTTGATAGTGGTGTTAGCATGATGACCTCTTCCCCCTTCATCTTACTCTGTGTTTTGGCTCTTTCACTCTACTCCACGTATTGgtaacagataaataaatgcgTGAGAGCACTCAGCTTTAAGTTCTTAGTGTTTAACTCACAGGGTTTCATTAAGCACATTCTCATTTTTATGTGGTAAAAAGggaagtaaaattaataaactCAATATATCAAATCAACCATGtgcatctttaaataaactataACTTCACATGTTGCTTGATACTATAATCTTCCTGACATCTTTGGTGCAAGGTTTTCAGCGTGGGTGGAGGTCATATATGTGTCATATATTGCTATGAAATGTTAGAGGCCTGTCAGAGCACTGGAGACAAATGTTGGCCTTCTCACTAAATATACTGTTGGTTTCTCAGAGTTTataatgtgtattttattttgagagTTGATCACATGTTCAGGTTTTGTGTAAAATCcacataaatgaaataaactcctgggctgcacggtggtgcagtgggtagcgctgttgcatCACatctagaaggttcctggtttgaatccccggccgggcgggtgcctttctgtgtggagtttgcatgttctccccgtgcatgcgtgggttctctccgggttctccggcttcctcccacaatccaaaaacatgctcaggttgattgatcactctaaattgcccgtaggtgtgagtgtgtgcatgaatggtcgtctgtctctctgtgttagccctgtgataggctggcgacctgccttccgcccgaagccagctgggataggctccagccccccgtgacccctaacgggataagcggtcaagataatggatggatggatggaaataaaCTCCCATGTACCCTGATATTAAGCTTGTATTGTTTGGTGAAGAGATGCTGATTCCTGATAGATGTGATTTATGATGGTATCATACAATGAAAGAGGATATTTTTTCCTGACCTTTTTGGGGATTACAggcaataaaaaaatgtaaacgcATTGATGCACTGTTGACTTATTTTGTTAAAGCTAACATGTTAGCTCCACTTTCTTATCCACACACTCATCAGACATGAAACAGCATGTAGTTCAAGTGTTCTTCTAAAAATGCAAGTGACCTataagtgttgtgtttgtgactacaaagctcttaatggtcaggcacctttgtatctttcactagcaaggaccacaccatcaacaggatgtAATTTGACAATGATTTACTGATTTAATTGGAATAGTGTTTCTGGATTTCACATTGAACTTTTTGCCGTTACTGGTTTGGGGACGCTTGAGGGGATCCGCCGTAGCTCCTGGGCACAACGAACCCCCCCTTTAAGACTCCTTTGTACGGTAGGAAAGAATGCAAtaggaagaaaaaggagaggagagggacagaTTTGAATTTCTAAGAAAGCCGGAAGAGGCGCGGTTGAGGTGTGATCCTGC contains the following coding sequences:
- the LOC117807534 gene encoding serine protease 27-like, which translates into the protein MVLGGIRCDSEPSGCGRVIEGHNYQESWPWHAVITHEDGSQCSGSLINPGIVLTSYDCGSEAVKNITLGHVNMSDPSSDFQESRTVFLNYCNDNLTLITGVPDILPCLLYLSQAVNVTDSVYPICLATADITLRTGMESWVPSGSPSGGIEEVQVIGNNKCSIPGLKENEICAGPIQSTGSDELLGACQDGSGAALVTLINSTWTQIGIVKSGQSCPRHKNITSYVRVSSLFRNDIATTTTNSDFMFQINDTSPDCAYPQYCDSVFDSGVSMMTSSPFILLCVLALSLYSTYW